Proteins encoded in a region of the Triticum dicoccoides isolate Atlit2015 ecotype Zavitan chromosome 3A, WEW_v2.0, whole genome shotgun sequence genome:
- the LOC119267427 gene encoding glutathione S-transferase 1-like, whose product MSPVKVFGHPMLTNVARVLLFLEEVGAEYELVPLDFVAGEHKRPQHVQLNPFAKMPGFQDGDLVLFESRAIAKYILRKYGGTAGLDLLGENSGIEELAVVDMWTEVEAQQYYPAISPVVFECIIIPFIIPGGGATPNQSVVDESLERLRGVLGIYEARLEKSRYLAGDSISFADLNHIPFTFYFMTTPYAKVFDEYPKVKAWWEMLMARPAVQRVCKHMPTKFKLGAQY is encoded by the exons ATGTCTCCGGTGAAGGTGTTCGGGCACCCGATGTTGACAAACGTCGCACGGGTGCTACTcttcctggaggaggtcggcgctGAGTACGAGCTCGTGCCCCTCGACTTCGTAGCCGGCGAGCACAAGAGGCCCCAACACGTCCAGTTAAAC CCGTTTGCGAAGATGCCTGGGTTCCAAGATGGCGATCTCGTCCTGTTCG AGTCGCGCGCCATCGCCAAGTACATCCTCCGCAAGTACGGGGGGACAGCCGGCCTGGACCTCCTCGGAGAAAACAGCGGAATCGAAGAATTAGCAGTGGTGGACATGTGGACGGAGGTGGAGGCCCAGCAGTACTACCCGGCCATCTCGCCGGTGGTGTTCGAGTGCATCATCATTCCCTTCATCATCCCTGGCGGTGGCGCGACGCCGAACCAGAGCGTCGTGGACGAGAGCCTGGAGCGGCTGAGGGGCGTGCTGGGGATCTACGAGGCCCGGCTGGAGAAGAGCAGGTACTTGGCCGGGGACTCCATCAGCTTCGCCGATCTGAACCACATCCCGTTCACCTTCTACTTCATGACCACCCCGTACGCCAAGGTGTTTGATGAGTACCCCAAGGTGAAGGCCTGGTGGGAGATGCTCATGGCCAGGCCGGCGGTGCAGAGGGTCTGCAAGCATATGCCTACCAAGTTTAAGCTAGGTGCGCAGTACTAG